Proteins co-encoded in one Zalophus californianus isolate mZalCal1 chromosome 9, mZalCal1.pri.v2, whole genome shotgun sequence genomic window:
- the BIK gene encoding bcl-2-interacting killer — protein MSRTGPLSRNLSWSTFLRERGPEVLEVPGMTDLMEYYDPGPSPNSTNSDEVAMRLAFIGDEMEVRWMLPRVGEMPGMAMYSLAFTYNQTGLRGVLRSFMDGLGNLRESMRIWSFLTFRNRVPPNPGRGLVLSLLLLLVLLLGWGPQLQ, from the exons ATGTCCCGCACAGGACCCCTCTCCAGGAACCTCTCTTGGAGCACCTTCCTGCGGGAGCGTGGCCCGGAAGTGCTGGAGGTTCCGGGCATGACTGATCTCATGGAGTACTATGATCCGGGGCCCTCCCCTAACAG CACCAACTCCGACGAGGTGGCCATGCGGCTGGCCTTCATCGGGGACGAGATGGAAGTGAGATGGATGCTCCCCCGCGTTGGCGAGATGCCCGGGATGGCCATGTACAG CTTGGCTTTTACCTACAACCAGACAGGCCTGAGAGGTGTTCTTAGAAGTTTCATGGATGGTCTCGGCAACCTCAGGGAGAGCATGCGGATCTGGAGCTTCCTGACCTTCCGGAACAGG GTGCCCCCCAACCCAGGGCGCGGGCTGGTGCtgtccctgctgctgctgctggtgctgctgctaGGCTGGGGGCCCCAGCTCCAGTGA